In the genome of Brienomyrus brachyistius isolate T26 chromosome 24, BBRACH_0.4, whole genome shotgun sequence, the window CACGTGAAAATGTTGGAAACAACGCTTGAACTCTTTCTGCAATTTCTCGATGTCAGCCTTGTGTTTGTGAAGTAATTCCTCGCACTTAGGGACATTTTTTCACATCTCCTCAGAAGCGGAAAAGTCACGATTTTCCTGATCATTTTTTCTTCTTGCACCTCTTCTGGTGGACATGGCTCTTCCCGTCTTACGCGGTAATGGGCGAAGGCCCAGAGCTActacattttgttttcatagGGAGCGCCATCTATCGGTGAACTATATCATTACAATTTGTAACTGATTCAGTGCAGTAGAGGAAGCTTTTGAAAGATTTTCAAAAATTAATCCGAGGGCCACTTTAAGTGAGGAGGCGGGCCGCCAGTTGCCCATCACTGacatagagtatggaatagtcttcctgttagtgcagcgcaagctaaaaccctgggttccttaaaatattatctaggTGTGATTTAAACAACTGAGTTAGTTGTTAAAAGTAACATAAGGTGCTGTATAACGACCCTCCCCTCTCTCCCGAAACCAAGATAAGCATTCTGTACGCCGATCTAATGGGCCAGATAAGCACCCCGGCTTTTTATGAGACAAACGTTATTTGTGAAAAAATAGGTTGCACAGGTGATCGGTAAAGAATAACTTGTTTGTGCAGTTCAATAATATTCTGGGTGAATCATGGGCGATGTATCTGAATTTCAGGATGATTAGTCCATACACGATCAGAGTTAATCCACAATCacagaatattacagtaaaaggaTTAATTCCATGCCACGCGGGCAACGTAATCGTCCGTGAATTCatccttttatttatatatatatatatatatatatatatatatatatatatatatatatatatgtatatatatatatatatatagaggaaTGGACATAAAGTGCTGACTCTCAGATTTCATTTTAGGGTTTAGGAGTTTCAGATCGTTAACATGTGCCACCCTCTTTTTAATGGGGCCAAAAGTAATTGGATAGTTCAATTAAAAGCTATTTCATGGACACGTGTGGGCAATCCCTTCCTTCTTTAATTATCAATTATCAATGTCAGTCATCTGATCTCAACCCCATTGAACATGCATTTCAGTTGCTAAAGACTAAACTACAGCCAGAAAGACCCTCAAACAGCAACTgaaagctgctgcagtaaaggcctggcagagcattaaaaaggaggaaacGCAGCGTCTGCTCATGTCCAAGAGTTCAAGACTTCAGGCAGTCATTGCCTGCAAAGGGGTTTCAACTAAGTATTAGagctgaacattttattttcagttaTACTAATTTGTCCAGTTACTTAAAAGCCCCTGAAAGGAAGGGATTGTGTAGAAAAATTACTTTAGTTCCCCACATTTGTATGCAATGTTTTTGTTCTACCCACTGAATtacagctgaaagtctgcacttTCACTGCATATGACCTCTCTTTGAAAATTGTGGTAATGTACAGAACTTAAAAATTGAAAAACTTTGTCTCTGTTCAAATATTTAAGGTCctgactgtatgtatgtatttgttaatttcatatatatgaaatgtagGAAATCtttaatattcataaaacattccttttGGAAATTCTGAGTAATGAGAATATTAGTGTGATTTtttaattctttatagaattttaATTTTACTGCGTATACATTACctgcaatggcataaaatggcTCTTTACTTGCCTGCACTCAGATGTGTCCaggaaaaacaatgaaaatccAAAGGAAATATTTCAAGCCCAAAGCGAATTGCCGGGCAAACTGTACTCTTTGATATATTTTCTGCATCGCCTACAGTATACAAAAAGTGCCGCTTGCAAAATATCTCAAGGCAATGCACATTGTCTGTGTGGCTATGAGCCCGACTTCGCCTAGTGGAATTTCTACTATACGGAGCTAATAAATCTTTAGGATATAATATCCCATATCATCTTTCGGGAAGAATATCATCCGGCAACAATAAACATCTTGCTGACCACGCAAAGCCCTCTCAGTTTGACATTCCCTTCTTATTTTTTGTGCACCGATTGAAATTGGTCGCTCATCCATGAATGGTGAGGCCATGACTGAACGGATTTCCATGCACGGACAGTGATTAAGTGTGTGAACTAATCCTCGTTTACGCAGAACCTACTCtgagcaggtttgaggatttggatgtgctgctatgacaacacatccagcaagagtttCGAAAAACCGACAGATCTAGGATCATGCCAAATCGTCAACAATTGCATCCGGATAAACGAGTAATCCATGTACGAAAAACACCCCCAATGCCTAATGATAagaagaaataataaaaaaaagagtaaTATATTGAGAGAACATAGCAATATTTTAAATCATCACACCATACACTCTGCTTTTTGAGCCCTTGAGCAAATTGCTTTTTGCAAAATGGATGTGTAATGATGGTCTCGTGCAGAATAAAAAGTTGGTTTTTGGCTCAGATGTAGCCAAGTGAAAGTAAAAGTTGCAAATGCAGGTTTGTGTGCGTGTAATCCTATACTTTCAATCCAGTGACCGCCAGTGTTCTCATTAAaactcctttttcagaaatccaGGTGACCTGTGTCTTCTCTGAAGTCTGTGTGCTGCCTTGCCAATTTACCAGAGGTAAAGATGCAGTCATCCACTGGTACAAAGGTACAGCTCTGGTTCACAGCTTCTACTACAACATGGACCAACTGGCCCAGCAAGACCCAGCATACAAAAACAGGACCTCTATGGACAAGGAGCAGGTGGCCAAGGGCAACGCCTCACTGAGCCTGTGGAGGACCAACCTCCAGGACCGCGGCAAATACAGGTGCTACTGCAGCACTACACAGAGACAGGAGTCCTTCGTCGTGgtcgaggtcaaaggtcagtgcATGTGCTATAAATGTTATTACAGAGATCTTTAGAGAACCTTCTAGAATAGCGTGCCTTCATTTACACGAGTATGAAATGCTGCTACGTGACTCACTTTCCTGGTTCCCAGCATCATGATCCCAGTCACCATCCCCATCAGTCCTGTAACACTCTTACTGACAGAGTAGGACAGCATGTCTGTGTTCTGCCTGATGTGATGCCAACAGGCTCAGCACCGTGGGCAGGACACTCAAGGCAACAGTATATCTTAGGAATTCACACAGTCTTGGCTGCTGGTATTAAAACACCATAAAAAGGAACAAAATCTGTTCAAAACACCATCACAGAAGTATGCAGCCATTGGCGAAATCCACTGTCCACTCGGCCGGGGGCTCTATGATGTTTCAGATCCTGTTATTGGCTGCTTGCAGGGAGAGTCAGTCGGTCAATGAGTGTTTTTTCTACAACGTCaatgaaaaatggaaaaatattaatgaattaacataaaaaaataaaaaggacaAATGCTACTGAGAGTTAATCAGCCTCAGTATGTCACAATAAGAGGTTCACATACTAATGTCCTGCACAAAGGAGGAAGtattcaaatgttttttaaCAGGGGAGCAGGGAGCTAGTTAGTAATCTATCAGACAGTGTGCTGCAGACAGGTTAACAACCTGAAGCCAAAACTCCCAAGAAGCGGAACAAGTGTTTAGGAACCAGGATTAGGAGTGAAAGGTAGCGGGCCACAACACTCAGACATCTTTAGAAAAAGATCTGACTCAGCAAAGATAACATTTTTCATAAGTTTAATACAAGTATCTAAACCATCGACCTCCTGTCAGCTCTACCCAAAGCTCCAGGTCTAACTTttgcttttgcatttttagctCCAGTCCTATCAGTAGATATGAAGGTTCTCGGTGAAGAGGTTCACTGCTCATCCCAGAACATCTATCCCGAGCCTCATGTTTCCTGGTCCACTAACCCCCCTACAAGCTCAGAAGCCCTTCAGGTCACCACTGAAAGCTTACCAGACTCAGTGGGCCTCTTTACACTGGAGAGCCGGgtgggaattctgggaaatctCTCAGACTACACATACATCTGCTCCATCTCCTTAGAGGGAGAATCACAGCTATGGACGGCCTCACTGAAAGACCAAGGTACCACAGCTTCAACATTTCAGTCAGGTACTGTTATCTGCTCTGCTGTGTTTGTGACGTCTATCTTTGCTGGTTTTCATGTAACAGACATAATTGAAGGTGTAGAGGGCCAAGCTCTGAGCATCCCCTGCCATGCTCCAAATGATCTGCAGAACTTCACTCTCACCTGGGCCTTCATGACGACGGGGCAGCCCACTGTCTTCCTCAGCTTCAGCAGCCAGACTGGAAAAGTGACCAACAACTGGGGGGACCGGGTCCAACTGGACCCAGGCCAAGCTCAGTCAGGAAATGGATCCCTGCAGCTTCAGAACTCACAGGGCCAGGAGATTAATGGAACATTTATCTGCACCTTCTCCAAAGAGTACAGCAGACACACGGTCTACACCAGCGTCAGAGTTACTGGGGCAGGTAAGATGGGAGACAGGAACCCAATGGCTCCAGCCCTCAGCAGCCATATTGATCTGGGCTGCAGTAAAGGGGCCTCCCTTCCCTTTTGTTAACCTACATACAGTCTGGCTCCTTTCTTAGTCACTGAAGGCTGGGGCTCCATGCAGAGAGATCCTGGCCTTCAGAGCCCCTACCTGGTTGCTGATTAGCAGCTGTTCAGGCCCTCGGAGCACCTGAGCCTTGCTGTTTGCTAGTAGCAAACCAAGGTCACAGGACCCATGGGCACATGCTGGCACAGCAGGCATCAGCATCTGTCATGTGATCCAGCATCCCACAGTATAAAATCTCACCCACAGGGAACCGTGGACATAAATGGCCGTGGAAACTCCTTGGTGCTGCTGTCACTGCAATCATAATTCTGGCATACAAATTCAGGAAGATTATATCATCTCGACAATGGTACAGTTCTTAACTTGTTTATTGAAAGTTTATTCTAAGACTAagatttagagacacatatcTTTTTTGGTTTAGTTATTAAAACTAAATTTATACCAATCCATGATTCCTTTAAGATGTTGATTCTAAATAAATTTTACTTTCAAACCTCTTCACCTCTTCTCAGGATATGCAGAGGAAGGAATACAGCAAAGCAAGAGAATGATCCTGGTGAGGAACTGGAGCTGAACCCTATCTGAAAGACAGAACCCATGAGGCAGGAGCTCCAGACCCGAGGACCGTAATCAGAGCCTGGAGTCCAAGAAATGAAACCTACTCTGTACATAttgtatatatttgtatattaagatTTATTATGTTGGTTaacattaataaattaaattcaTTCTGTAAATTTCTAAAAGGTCATTCTTAGCGCTTCCCCTGTTTTGTTTTCATATCATTGTAAGTTAGGAGGTGAACTGTGGTAAAACAGAGCAGAGCTGAAGGACCGAGACACAGCTTTGGTCAGACTGCTGACCGATAAGGAGTCAGAGGAGCAGGGGAAGGTCCCACCCCACACTGCTCCAGGCCCCCGCTGGGAGAGAACATGCTGGTGCTCCTCTGTTCCATTCAGAGCCCAGTCACTGAATAGGGGGAGTCTCACAGTTAACCATGCAGCCACAGTGGGAATTCCGGGGGTAATGACATCATCACGTGAGCGATGGGGGAGGGCACGAGGattgtggggaacattaaaACTACAGCAGCTTTACATTCTGGCCCAACATACAAATCAGAGCAGCTCTTCAAGTCCATTCACTTTAAAAAGCACAGAAACGCCACCAGGTGATGGACTGGGTCCACTGCGACCACAGGGGATATGAGCGGGGGGGCTGTGTCACATCACAGGGAGACATTGTCACCCTTAAGCCGGCCGCTGCTCAGGCTGTGGATCATGGAGATCATCTGAGCGTGTTTGTtcagctcctcctccttcttctgCAGCTTGGCCTCCAGCTGAGACTTCTGTAGCTCCAAGGAGGAGGCCTAAGGGGcaggcagagcaggaggagaGACGCAGGTTCAGCAGCATCTAACAATACATGTCACTACTGAAACATACAAAACCAgccagaaaaaataaaaataaaaaaaaaaattaataaaaaataaaaaaaatcgacAGACTCTAGCTGACAGGAGCTGCCCAAGTACGTCAGGACTGTTTCAATCGCCCACATTGAACATGTTCAGAGAAGCCGCTACCTACAGCAGCTCTATCACCTTGGAGGAGTAGAACGATTCTATGACCTGCTACATCCACAACTGCATAGAGGATGTTAAAAAAAGTGTCACCACAAGAGCAAACAAAAAGCCCTGGTTTAGAGAAAAGGTTCATGTTCAGAGCGAGAGATACTGccttcaggtcaggggacagaTCAACTCAGAATAGGAGAACAGCCAGGCCAGCCTCACGGCATCAGAAAAGCAAAGCGCGACAAGATGCAGAACCACTTCCACAACACCGAAGACACCTGCAGTTTATAGAACGGCATCCAGGCTGTCACTCAATACAAGCCTGCACCAAGTATCAGTGACATCACACTCCCTGAACAAGTTCTACACACGGTCTGATGCACTGAACAAAGAGCCTGCGAGGAAAGCCACCCATCCGACCACTGACCAGGTGATCTGTCTAACTACAGCCGACGTGTAGAACAACCAAGGTCAACCCACAGAAAGCTGCTGGATCAGACAACATTCCCAACTCCGTCCGACTGTAGTTCCTCAGGGGCACTACTGTGTTTACAGTGATAACTTGCTgactggttgaccacaagctccGGCACTAACATGCAAGTTATGCGGAAGTCTAGAAAGAGAGatcagatggaattatttttgtattctCAATAAGACTAAATACTTTTTTGCTTGCATCTCCATATTTTGCCGATGCCGGCGGAAGAAACATGTCAGTGCTTATTAGTGGAATAACGTTATAGTTTTTTATTCTATGAAAAATGAAAGATTGTTAGATACTGGTTACTGGGGGGGCagcaggtcacacacacacacacacacacacacacacacacacacacacacgaggcaTGATTCAAACCCCCACCCCTGAAAGTGTGAGCCTCTTGGCCTCCCTGACGACAGCCATGGAAAGCAGACACCAAAGCCAGCTCACTCAGTAACAGCACTGTCTGATTAACCACACTGACAGTCGCTAACCGGCGTCCCTCCATTCGTACCCGGATGTTGGCGTCCTTCCTGGCCAACTCCGTCCTGTTCAGCTCCTTCCTCAAGACATCGATGGTCTCCTCCATGTCCTCCTTTTCTTTCTCCTGCTTGCGTGCTTGCTCCTTGTGGCTCAGGATCTCCTGCTGCAGACCTGAAAGCCAGGGACGGGAGATAAACCGACCAGTTATGATTACGGATAAGGAGACCGTCAGGGTCGACAGGCCCCCGGCAGCAGGAGGTGCAGCGCATGACCACCAGTCAGCCCCCCGCCACCTCCTCACCTGCGATCTCCTGCACCTTCAAACTGACATCTGTCTGCAGTGCTTTGATCTGCTCCTCCTTCTCAGCCAGCTGGGAAAGAGTTCTGTCACACACAAACAAGATGTAAACATGTGCTGTCACGGTTACACACTGCACCAAGCTCATTTAAACAGGCCCGATGTGCATTACCCATAATCCTCCAAGTACCACCCACACACCCACCTATCCTGCTGGGCCTTCAGCGCCTCGTTCTGCTTCTTGACGCTGTCCGCTTGCTTTGTAAGGCCAATGtgggccagctgcagctccttcagCATCCTGTCGCTGTCATTGAACCTACAGGAGGGAGAGTCCCCCGGTCATGGGTGTGAGAGCCCTGCCCGTCCGCCCCAGACCCAGCGCCTCGGGGCCCTTACCTGGCAAGCAGCTGGTTGTAGGAGCCCTTGAGCTCCTGGTGCTCCAGGGAGTCAGCCTGCAGTCGTGCGTTGtgctgcagcagctgctggatgtCGGCGCGGGCCTTCTCCGCCTCCGACACCTGGCTGCTAAgctccacctgcagctcctcctTCCGTTGCTGTGCCTCCTTCATTAGAGCTGCCAGTTTGCGTGCCTGTGGACGGGGCATGCAGCACCGTTCAGGCCCCAGTGAGGCGCAGTTGGGGAGGGAGCAGAGCTGAGCGTTCTGGAGGCCTCACCTGGGCCTCGGCCTGCGCTCGCTGGCAGCGGTACTGTGCGATGACGCGGTCGGCCTGCGACAGGGCCAGCGCCTTGGCCTCCAGCAGGTCCTGCAGGCGGCCCTCCTTGGCCTAGAGAAATGACGGACCATCAGGTAGAGCGAGGAGGCACCACGGGCATAAAGGATGTGAAGTAGATGGACGGGCACAGTACAAACCGCCAGTGCGGAAATCTTCTGCTCGTAGACGTCCATGATCTCTGACACGCGTACGTCCTTCATCTGATCCTGCATCTGCAAAACATGGCAGAcgcactcaaacccaggtcagCAGCCgcactcccagcatgcacagcacaGGCAGCATGGTGAGGCTGAGCCCAAGCCTAACgcacctccatgccactctgcaGCCGCTCGATCAGGTTCTGGATGTTGTCCTGAGATGGGCTCAGTGGCTGGGGGACGGGGCAGCCCCGACCTCGaacagggagggggagggaatcCAGTGTGGGGAGCTGGCGGATGGACAGCTGCCGATAGGCATTGTTGGCAGCGATGCTTTCGCCAAGGCTGTGGGGAGGGGCCAGAGTAAATCAGCCAGTCAGCCTCGCTCCATTAAGATCGGATCTCTACAAGCAGAACAGTCGTATTCTAAAGGCCAAACTCACGTAAGGGCAGGAAAGTCCGGGAGAGGGGCAGCTTCACGCAGGATGCGGAGGGCGGTCTGCACGTGCTCCCTGCGGTCCGACGTCAAGGCCAGCGACAGCGGGCCGGCCGTGCGCTGGTCCTGCGGGCGGCACACGGAGACCCGCTCTGCTGCAGAACCAGCCACTTGGAGCCGAGCTCTACAGAGAACCCAAACAGCAGATACCTGCTGTACCGGCTTGCCATCCATCGTTAAGCTACAGCCGGGTAAATCGAGGCTATAACAGCTTTTAAACGTGCTTCCCATCCagcaccttaaaataatctctgATACCGCAAGTGTCACAAAACATACTTCATGATAAAATCCATCaggtaaacaaacaaattttACTATCCGCATCTTTACCTGATCAATATTGTTTATGCAAAACAAACTTAGAAACCGCAATCTACACACTATACATACATTGTACAGAATCCATAAATAAAAATCCACATGATGGTTACCACACCTGCAGAGTCCTGTAGAAGCTGGTCTCCATGTCACGCACCAGCTGCTTCACGTGGCTCATCAGGTCCAGCGTCTTCAGAACCACCTCAGAAATCAGCTGGCTTGCAGGTTTAAGCGCACAGAAGCATGGCTGTGAGGACCACAAGATGCTGCCAGAAGATAATCAGGAGGAGGTGATTTAGAGGAACCCACCTGATTCCGGAGTCTGTGAGGGAACAGCCCACAGCGGCGTCCATGTGGCCGCTGGAAAACAGCGCCTCCACCTGGGCCAAGCAGAGCGGAGCACTTAGCTCCTGAGCTACCAGCATCCGTGCGGAATCCTCTCTGCACAGCGGTGACTCGGTCAAGGGCgaatacagagagagagaaacagagcgAGAGACTGGGAAAGAGACAGAAACAGAGCGATAGAGAGAGAcacaaagacagagagagagagacacacacacagcaagttGAAGGATATTAAGCAGTAGCTCCAGAGTTCGAGATGCCCTCAGGCAGTACTTCTTGACCGCAGCCTCGTCAGTCATCACCTCAGGGACCTGCACCAGGTCCCGCAAGACCGGAAGCAGCAACTCCAAGAAAGGCATCACCATCCCAACCAGGGAGGAATCTAGCGCCTCctgtgggaggaaagggagacagacagcatgtggggggggggtggccacaGCGAGACATGCACAAAGGACACCCTCACACTCACCTCAAACAATCCCGTCAGCAAGTCCAGAGCCTGAAGGGAGCAGCAGTGAGCTCCGTCTGGCGGCAGGCTGACCCACTGCAGCAGGGCGAGGCCCGGCTCCGGCCCGCTGCCCGGGACCTCCTTTCGGGGTCCGACCTGCAGGCGAGGGCCAGGGGGCCGGAACAcggcctggcacagcagcacgCGCAAGCCCGGGACGGAGGACACAGAGACCAGCAGCTCCAGCACCTGCAAGGGGGCACCACCAGAATACACTGAGCTGAAGGCACCAGCATGAGCAGATGTAGGAGGGAGGGACAGACGGAAGGAGGGTGCAGGAGGGCGAGCAAGCAGGGCTATAAACAGGCTCTGAACCTCCATTGATAAGGCTCAGATGTTACAGGTCACTTACTGAAATCCAGATGTGGTAACACCCTGCGACCCCTAAGCCCTAAGGCCCCCACCCATGCTAAGCCCCTCACCTAacactttcccagaatgcactgtaaCACTCACTTTGCCAGCAGAATCGGGGTCCCTGCTGTGCAGAAGACCAAGCACCTGCGACAGGCAGCGAGGGAAGTGCTCGTACCTGCAGGAGAAAGGGGATGATGAGCGCCAGGCGCATTGCAGAGTCAGGCACTAACCCACAGAGAGTCAGGTGTGCCCTCAACTTGGTCAACAAGACGACGAACGGGCTGACCTGGAGAGGTGATCTGCCATCTTGGGGTTCTTCAAAAGATCCACCAGAAGGTCCACAGCATACTTCCTGGTGAGAGTTCCATCTCCATTCACCATGATATTGAATATCAGCTGGTACGTCTGGTGGATGTTCTTAGCATGAAACAGCTACAGCACAGAAACACATGGGAGGTGAAGGTGTTAGCAGCAGGTAGtggcaccagcagggggcagcaaaacagcatgagggagagaatgggggagaAGGGCTGTATACGGTGGGAGGGGGCATTCAGGGCAGGAGGGGCTGGACAGTACCAACTCCTTACAGGGGGCGCGGTGGCTCCTACCTTCTCTCCAACTTCCTCATTGAGGGTGAGACTGGTGAGAATAGAGAGTGCAAACACCACTATGGTTAGGCTACTGTGAGCCAGAAAGTTGATGAGAGTCCGATAGAAGGTCTTCACATGACTCTGTAGAACAAGACAGAAAAGGAGAACAAAACAAGGCTGAAAGAAAAACACCAGAAACCATAGAGAGCAAGACAAGAGGCGAGTACAACGCGCAACACCTAAACCTCCAGCAAAGCAAGGAACATGAAGCCGCGTCTCAGAGAAGGCGGTTCTCACCAAGGACTTGACATGTGCTTGGATGGACACGTTGCACCGGCAGAGATTGGCCATGAGGCCCAGGCAAGGCACAGTGAGGTCATCAGTAGAGGACTGTCTATACAGAAGAACATTAACAATACGCAGGCAAATGCATGTGCACATGAGCTCCAAACAGTAGAGGGctcacccccaggaggaaagAGACTCACATATGCTGCACCAGGAAGGCCACCAGCTCGTCTACATAGATGGCACTGTGGGAGATCCTCACATTGTATGtgagcttctgcagcagctgcaggcaCTGCAAGGCACGTATTCATATGATCCACAGGGAGGGAACAGCAAACACCAGGCCTGCAAGCCAGACCTGCCTATACCGCCCCATGGACTAACCCTTCAACACAGCTTATCGATGATTCCTGCTGTAAATACGCAGAAACTGCGGACTGAAACTATGTACGATATCCTCGTTGGCACAATGGGTTAGCAGCAAGAGACAAGACAATACAGTTTACCTGCAATACCACCTCCTCCCTGGGGGTGGAGCTGTTGTGATGAATGATAGCTGAGAGTGCCCCAGTGAGACTGTAGTTATGAAGAGCAGCTCTGGTCTCATCATCCAAGGCTGGTGTAatgaaagggaaaaaataaatgcagtgtGACAGGGGACGCgaatggacggacggacggacggacggacagacagacagagaggacaGAAGCAGAGGGGAGGTACCAAGCTGGGCCAAGAGTGATATGATGTTCCCAATGAGGACAGGGCTGGTGTTGGGGTCACCTGCCAGCTCCACCAAACCACTGAGACATTCACTGGGCAGCACTTGGCTGGAGGACAGCAGTGTGGGACCCTTCAGCACAGATACACTCTAGAGAAGGGGACAACACGGTGGGAGTTTCTCAACATGTGTACTTGACTACACTTGTGTTTTCCTATGCCAAttttacgtcatcttccattgccgaagacgAATACTCAAGAACAAAAGTACAGAGGACGGTAACAATGGCCAGGTGTCGTTTCGCCCCGCCCCAAATATAAAGGATGCGTAGTTCTTTGGAGGCCagttagcaagaccggtcttgccaagaccgcaggtacgatctttgcgttcttggtattCAGAAACACCCGTTTACAGCCGCTACAGAGCCGGGCCACACCTCGAAAAGAAAGGGGAGAGCCCAGGCCACCCATGCTCACCCCGATGAGCCTCTGAAGCTGAGCAGCGTCGGCCGCCGACATGCTGGCCTTGTACTGCTTAATGGCCAAGAGCAACGATTTCAGGCACGTTGTCGTGTCCATCCTGAAAGACACGGCACAACGTAAATACGCCGAGAGGCATACGCCCATACCTAACAACAGAAACAGGCACACGGGAAACGCGCAAAGCAAATTCTCTCCTTATATGAAAAACTAGAAACATACTTAAAAAAATATGCAGATTATACCCAACAGAAATTTAAGGCAATATCACCTTATAACACTTCACACCAAATAACGTGGCGGTATATTGTTTCGCTATCCGGGGATATTCCTTACACGGTGCCGGTTACACACCCCGCCATCCTCACCTCTGTAACGTAAAGATATACCTCGAGGTCCGGAAATGGTATTAAAACAGCCTTGGGTGTGATGGGTGATCCGTAAATAGTGCGATGAAATAACCATATATTGAGCGGTTCCTAATCGCGAGCCGCGCCGTCCCGCGCGCAGCTTCGAAAATCTGGACTGTACCACTCGAGCTGCCGATGGGGGAGGTCCCACTTTACCCTGCATATGTACCACTATTCGGATTAACCGCATCGAGATACCGACTTcaacaaaaatattttgaaatgtCTTTTAAAAAGATATACAACTATACAATGTCCAATTCTAAGACAAACCGCTA includes:
- the cip2a gene encoding protein CIP2A, with translation MDTTTCLKSLLLAIKQYKASMSAADAAQLQRLIGSVSVLKGPTLLSSSQVLPSECLSGLVELAGDPNTSPVLIGNIISLLAQLALDDETRAALHNYSLTGALSAIIHHNSSTPREEVVLQCLQLLQKLTYNVRISHSAIYVDELVAFLVQHIQSSTDDLTVPCLGLMANLCRCNVSIQAHVKSLSHVKTFYRTLINFLAHSSLTIVVFALSILTSLTLNEEVGEKLFHAKNIHQTYQLIFNIMVNGDGTLTRKYAVDLLVDLLKNPKMADHLSRYEHFPRCLSQVLGLLHSRDPDSAGKVLELLVSVSSVPGLRVLLCQAVFRPPGPRLQVGPRKEVPGSGPEPGLALLQWVSLPPDGAHCCSLQALDLLTGLFEEALDSSLVGMVMPFLELLLPVLRDLVQVPEVMTDEAAVKKYCLRASRTLELLLTLCREDSARMLVAQELSAPLCLAQVEALFSSGHMDAAVGCSLTDSGISQLISEVVLKTLDLMSHVKQLVRDMETSFYRTLQDQRTAGPLSLALTSDRREHVQTALRILREAAPLPDFPALTLGESIAANNAYRQLSIRQLPTLDSLPLPVRGRGCPVPQPLSPSQDNIQNLIERLQSGMEMQDQMKDVRVSEIMDVYEQKISALAAKEGRLQDLLEAKALALSQADRVIAQYRCQRAQAEAQARKLAALMKEAQQRKEELQVELSSQVSEAEKARADIQQLLQHNARLQADSLEHQELKGSYNQLLARFNDSDRMLKELQLAHIGLTKQADSVKKQNEALKAQQDRTLSQLAEKEEQIKALQTDVSLKVQEIAGLQQEILSHKEQARKQEKEKEDMEETIDVLRKELNRTELARKDANIRASSLELQKSQLEAKLQKKEEELNKHAQMISMIHSLSSGRLKGDNVSL